A window of the Arenibacter algicola genome harbors these coding sequences:
- the pgmB gene encoding beta-phosphoglucomutase — protein MKKTGFIFDLDGVIVDTAKYHYLAWKKLANELGFEFTQEQNELFKGVSRKRCLEILLEIGKIKASQEQFNRWLVEKNEDYLSLIEKMDASEILPDVQRVLKFLKKHNMPIALGSASKNARPILEKVNLMDYFDAIVDGTQVTKAKPDPEVFLLAAVQMGVNPKECVVFEDAVAGIEAANNAGMLSIGIGEEKVLSEAKFVFADFTEMDDNFLNRLLAQTP, from the coding sequence ATGAAGAAAACTGGATTTATATTTGATTTGGATGGTGTTATTGTGGATACTGCCAAATACCATTACCTGGCCTGGAAAAAATTGGCCAATGAATTGGGCTTTGAATTTACGCAAGAGCAAAATGAACTATTTAAAGGGGTAAGTCGCAAAAGATGCCTGGAAATCCTATTGGAAATTGGGAAAATCAAGGCATCACAAGAACAGTTCAACAGATGGTTGGTGGAGAAGAATGAGGATTATTTATCACTAATAGAAAAAATGGACGCATCGGAAATATTGCCCGATGTACAAAGGGTACTGAAGTTCCTTAAAAAGCACAACATGCCAATAGCCTTGGGGTCTGCCAGCAAAAATGCCCGTCCAATTTTGGAAAAAGTAAACCTAATGGATTATTTTGATGCCATTGTAGATGGCACACAAGTAACCAAGGCCAAGCCCGATCCCGAAGTTTTTTTGTTGGCCGCAGTACAAATGGGCGTAAATCCCAAGGAATGCGTAGTCTTTGAAGATGCGGTTGCCGGAATAGAGGCCGCTAACAATGCAGGAATGTTAAGCATAGGCATTGGAGAAGAAAAAGTGCTTTCCGAGGCAAAATTTGTGTTCGCAGATTTCACTGAAATGGATGATAATTTCCTAAATCGGCTATTAGCACAAACTCCGTGA
- a CDS encoding glycoside hydrolase family 65 protein, whose protein sequence is MNQDYIKPDNWSIIEEGFEKERVKSSESLFSLGNGAMGQRANFEEKYTGPTFQGSYIGGVYYPDKTRVGWWKNGYPEYFAKVLNAPNWIGINVLVNGETLDLNTCKNVQNFRRELNMQEGWYTRSFMATLPNDTTIEVLITRFLSLDHDEVGAIKYQIRAINQDSSMAFHPYLDSGITNEDTNWDDQFWNTTGVTTEGSQAFIEAHTMKTNFATCTFMESRLYHNNEMVTEKPLEALSDTTAVHHFKKDIKKGDTLTLVKFGGYTVSTNHKPSELVSAAKEALQKVIEIGFEALLEQQKKSWAKIWEMSDITIEGDVKAQQGIRFNIFHLNQTYLGKDSRLNIGPKGFTGEKYGGSTYWDTEAYCIPFYMATKNKKVARNLLTYRYNHLEKAIENARKLGFVNGAALYPMVTMNGEECHNEWEITFEEIHRNGAIAFAIYNYYRFTSDYTYIPEMGLEVLIGIARFWHQRATFSTQKNKYVILGVTGPNEYENNVNNNFYTNYIAKWCINYTLQELQKVKDGYPDDYHRIIGVTKLSENETEDWAKVAKKMYFPFDEKLGIYLQQDGFLDKELIPVKKLNQKERPINQKWSWDRILRSPYIKQADTLQGFYFFEDHFTTEELEKHFDFYEPFTVHESSLSPCVHSIQAAKLNRMDQAYAFYLRTSRLDLDDYNKEVKEGLHITSMAGTWMSIVEGFGGMRILEDKLSFTPRIPKQWKSYSFKVNFRNRILKVKVTENETTFDLEGTDEMSIRVNGKRVVLTAGQKTYSLVN, encoded by the coding sequence ATGAATCAAGATTATATAAAGCCCGATAACTGGTCTATCATAGAAGAAGGATTTGAAAAAGAAAGAGTAAAATCCTCGGAAAGTTTATTCAGTCTTGGAAACGGTGCTATGGGGCAACGCGCCAATTTTGAAGAAAAATACACTGGTCCTACTTTTCAAGGTAGTTATATTGGTGGGGTGTATTACCCGGATAAAACACGGGTAGGCTGGTGGAAAAACGGCTATCCGGAATATTTTGCCAAGGTATTGAACGCTCCTAACTGGATCGGCATCAATGTTCTTGTCAATGGAGAGACCTTAGATCTGAATACCTGTAAAAATGTACAGAATTTTCGCAGGGAATTAAACATGCAGGAAGGTTGGTATACGCGGAGCTTTATGGCTACTTTGCCCAATGATACCACTATAGAGGTATTGATTACCCGTTTCCTTAGTTTGGACCATGATGAAGTTGGCGCCATTAAATACCAAATTAGGGCCATAAACCAAGATAGCTCTATGGCCTTCCACCCCTATCTAGATAGTGGAATTACCAATGAGGATACCAATTGGGACGACCAATTTTGGAACACCACAGGGGTTACAACGGAAGGTTCCCAAGCCTTTATTGAGGCACATACCATGAAGACCAACTTCGCTACCTGTACTTTTATGGAATCCAGATTGTACCATAATAACGAAATGGTAACGGAAAAACCCTTGGAAGCTTTATCAGATACTACCGCAGTACATCACTTTAAAAAGGATATTAAAAAGGGAGACACCCTTACACTTGTAAAATTTGGGGGCTATACGGTTTCTACCAATCATAAGCCCAGTGAACTGGTATCGGCTGCCAAAGAAGCTTTGCAAAAGGTAATCGAAATAGGATTTGAGGCTTTGTTGGAGCAACAAAAGAAATCCTGGGCCAAAATCTGGGAAATGAGCGACATTACCATTGAGGGCGATGTAAAGGCACAACAGGGAATTCGCTTCAATATTTTTCATTTAAACCAAACCTATCTGGGCAAGGATTCCAGACTTAATATTGGCCCAAAGGGATTTACCGGGGAAAAATACGGCGGAAGTACCTACTGGGATACCGAGGCCTATTGTATTCCCTTTTACATGGCCACCAAAAATAAAAAGGTGGCAAGAAACTTATTGACATACAGGTACAACCATTTGGAAAAGGCCATTGAAAATGCCAGAAAATTAGGTTTTGTAAATGGAGCGGCCCTATATCCCATGGTAACCATGAACGGCGAGGAGTGCCATAACGAATGGGAAATAACTTTTGAGGAAATACATCGTAATGGGGCCATAGCCTTTGCCATTTATAACTATTACCGCTTTACAAGTGATTATACCTATATCCCGGAAATGGGGCTGGAGGTCTTGATCGGAATTGCCCGCTTTTGGCATCAAAGAGCCACATTTTCTACCCAAAAGAACAAATATGTAATTCTTGGGGTCACCGGTCCCAATGAATACGAAAACAATGTAAACAATAACTTTTACACCAATTATATTGCAAAGTGGTGCATTAATTATACGTTGCAGGAACTACAAAAAGTTAAGGATGGCTATCCGGATGATTACCACAGAATAATAGGAGTGACCAAACTTTCAGAAAATGAGACCGAGGATTGGGCCAAGGTGGCGAAAAAAATGTACTTCCCCTTCGATGAAAAATTGGGCATTTATTTGCAGCAAGATGGCTTTTTGGACAAAGAGCTTATCCCTGTGAAGAAATTAAATCAAAAAGAGCGCCCTATAAACCAAAAATGGAGTTGGGATAGGATTTTAAGGTCCCCATACATAAAACAGGCAGATACCCTTCAGGGATTTTATTTCTTTGAAGACCATTTTACTACGGAAGAATTGGAAAAACACTTCGATTTTTACGAACCTTTTACCGTACATGAATCTTCGTTATCACCATGTGTCCATAGTATTCAGGCTGCAAAGCTGAACAGAATGGACCAGGCATATGCTTTTTATCTGAGAACTTCCAGATTGGATCTAGACGATTATAATAAGGAAGTAAAAGAAGGACTCCATATTACCTCCATGGCCGGTACCTGGATGAGCATAGTGGAAGGTTTTGGAGGTATGCGGATATTGGAAGACAAACTATCCTTTACCCCAAGAATACCAAAGCAATGGAAATCCTATTCCTTCAAGGTAAATTTCAGGAATAGAATTCTCAAGGTAAAGGTTACGGAAAACGAAACCACATTTGACCTGGAAGGTACGGACGAGATGTCTATTCGGGTAAATGGAAAACGTGTGGTGTTGACTGCTGGCCAGAAAACTTATTCCTTGGTCAACTAA
- a CDS encoding alpha-amylase family protein, translated as MKETTEIRKTVVYQVFTRLFGNTNTTNKPWGTIEENGVGKFSDFTPKALKEIKDLGVSHIWYTGIPHHALIRDYTAYGISNDDPDIVKGRAGSPYAVKDYYSVNPDLANDPNNRNQEFKELLTRSHKAGLKVIIDIVPNHIARKYEGKNNPKGVVDFGAKDNTNVVYHKDNNFYYNPGESFSVPDWRNGYLPLGGEKSNMPDGKYTESPAKWTGNGSRMSKPDFNDWYETVKINYGISPHGHRDFTTLPEDFGHKSFSEHFEFWKNKEVPDSWIKFRDIALYWLDEGVDGFRYDMAEMVPVEFWSFMNSSIKMKNPDAFLMAEVYNPQLYRDYIFKGKMDYLYDKVEFYDSLKHIMQGHGWTDHIPVVQNGLMDIEHQMLHFLENHDEQRIACPEFLGNAEKAKPGMVVSATISTSPTMIYFGQEVGEPAAESPGFGSPSRTSIFDYVGVPHFQRWVNNKKFDGGQLSPKEKELRTFYKNLLNFTINSSALMGKYKDIHFYNKDHTEYYNHRVLSFVRWSKNEKLIIISNFDAGQTFGFDLKLPREIIREWGLQNSTYLFKDALFKEKELSLNVDNEIGHIRIDIQPLESLILSLN; from the coding sequence ATGAAAGAGACCACTGAAATTAGAAAAACAGTTGTTTATCAAGTATTTACCAGATTGTTCGGGAATACCAATACCACCAATAAACCATGGGGGACCATTGAGGAAAATGGAGTGGGCAAATTTAGTGACTTTACACCAAAGGCTTTAAAAGAAATCAAGGATCTGGGGGTAAGCCATATTTGGTATACGGGTATACCCCATCATGCCCTTATAAGGGATTATACCGCATACGGCATCTCCAATGACGACCCGGATATTGTTAAGGGCAGGGCGGGTTCGCCATATGCCGTTAAGGATTACTACAGCGTTAACCCCGATTTGGCCAATGATCCGAACAATAGAAATCAGGAATTCAAGGAACTGTTAACAAGAAGCCATAAGGCGGGCCTAAAAGTTATCATAGATATAGTTCCCAACCATATTGCCAGAAAATACGAAGGGAAAAACAACCCCAAAGGGGTGGTGGATTTTGGCGCCAAGGACAATACCAATGTGGTCTACCACAAAGACAATAATTTTTATTACAATCCAGGGGAATCATTTTCGGTCCCGGATTGGAGGAATGGCTACCTGCCTTTGGGAGGGGAGAAAAGCAACATGCCCGATGGAAAATATACCGAATCCCCGGCAAAATGGACTGGAAATGGTTCCCGCATGTCCAAACCCGATTTTAATGATTGGTATGAGACTGTAAAGATCAACTATGGTATTAGCCCGCACGGCCATAGGGATTTTACCACGCTGCCAGAAGATTTTGGCCATAAAAGCTTTTCTGAACATTTTGAATTCTGGAAAAACAAAGAAGTGCCAGATTCCTGGATAAAATTTAGGGATATTGCCCTGTACTGGTTGGACGAAGGAGTGGACGGATTTCGTTATGATATGGCCGAAATGGTTCCTGTAGAATTCTGGAGCTTCATGAACTCGTCCATAAAAATGAAAAACCCGGATGCATTTTTAATGGCGGAAGTCTATAATCCACAGCTGTACAGGGATTATATATTTAAAGGAAAAATGGACTATCTCTACGACAAGGTAGAGTTCTATGACTCCTTAAAGCACATTATGCAGGGACACGGGTGGACAGACCATATCCCTGTGGTACAAAACGGACTCATGGATATTGAGCACCAAATGCTACATTTTCTGGAAAACCATGACGAGCAGCGTATTGCCTGTCCAGAATTTTTGGGAAATGCCGAAAAAGCAAAACCTGGTATGGTGGTTTCCGCAACCATAAGTACCTCCCCTACCATGATCTATTTTGGGCAGGAAGTAGGTGAGCCGGCTGCCGAAAGTCCTGGATTTGGATCCCCAAGTAGAACCTCTATCTTCGATTATGTTGGGGTTCCCCATTTTCAACGCTGGGTAAACAATAAAAAATTTGATGGAGGGCAATTATCCCCGAAAGAAAAAGAATTAAGGACATTTTACAAGAACTTGCTCAATTTCACCATTAACAGTAGTGCTTTAATGGGAAAATACAAGGATATTCATTTTTATAACAAAGATCATACGGAATATTATAATCATCGGGTTTTATCATTTGTTAGGTGGTCCAAGAATGAAAAACTCATAATTATTTCTAATTTTGATGCTGGTCAAACCTTTGGGTTCGATCTAAAACTACCGAGGGAAATTATTAGGGAATGGGGGTTACAGAATAGCACCTACCTATTTAAGGACGCATTGTTCAAAGAAAAAGAGTTGTCCCTAAATGTAGATAACGAAATAGGCCATATAAGAATAGATATACAACCCTTGGAATCCTTAATATTAAGTTTAAATTAG
- a CDS encoding glycerophosphodiester phosphodiesterase, which translates to MKTSSIVGTFFLFLLIISCDNMNKPLVIGHRGAMGHETENTLASIQKAMDLGVDMIEIDVFKIKSGETVVFHDKEVERLTDSIGNIEDYNFEDLQKLTLIGNHKIPTLQDVLNLIDKKVQLNIELKGANTADRVNFIMNYYVKEKGWPMDKFIISSFRWDELKTMRTLNAEVPIAILISGDPLKALDIAQELEAVAINPYFEDLTLENVNEIKKAGFKIYPWTVNEPEEIEAVERLGVDGIITNYPERIN; encoded by the coding sequence ATGAAAACATCATCAATAGTTGGAACTTTCTTCTTATTTCTATTAATTATAAGTTGTGACAATATGAACAAACCCTTGGTTATTGGCCATAGAGGTGCCATGGGGCATGAAACGGAAAACACCTTGGCGTCCATACAAAAAGCAATGGATCTGGGTGTAGACATGATAGAAATAGATGTCTTTAAAATAAAAAGTGGCGAAACGGTAGTCTTCCACGATAAGGAGGTGGAAAGGCTAACGGATAGCATTGGAAATATAGAAGATTATAATTTTGAAGACCTGCAGAAATTAACTTTGATCGGCAATCATAAAATACCTACCCTGCAGGATGTCCTAAACTTAATAGATAAAAAAGTACAGTTAAATATAGAACTCAAAGGTGCCAATACAGCCGACAGGGTAAATTTTATAATGAACTACTACGTAAAGGAAAAGGGGTGGCCTATGGATAAATTTATAATTTCCAGCTTTAGATGGGACGAACTTAAGACTATGCGTACGCTCAATGCCGAAGTACCTATTGCAATCCTTATAAGCGGTGACCCATTGAAAGCTTTGGATATTGCGCAAGAATTGGAGGCGGTGGCCATAAACCCTTATTTTGAGGACCTGACCCTAGAGAACGTAAACGAAATAAAAAAAGCAGGATTCAAGATTTATCCTTGGACGGTAAATGAGCCCGAAGAAATTGAAGCCGTAGAGAGATTAGGAGTGGATGGTATTATCACCAATTATCCAGAACGCATTAATTAA
- a CDS encoding BaiN/RdsA family NAD(P)/FAD-dependent oxidoreductase, giving the protein MFDVIVLGGGAAGFYGAIHIAERNPKLKIAILERGKEVLTKVKVSGGGRCNVAHAEFDPKEITKNYPRGERELVGPFHTYCSGDTMAFFEKRGIQLNIEGDGRMFPATNSSQTIIDCFLQETERLGIKVLKNSSIVGITSLNENEENGDYAWAIKTIRNTYQAKKILVATGSNPKIWELLRQMGHTIVAPVPSLFTFNIQDERITGIQGVSTNASIKIIPSKVNNGKFKAALKKYSIQTSDLESEGPLLITHWGMSGPGILRLSAWGARILNDLNYKFSIKVNWLPAYHEEGLLRQLQQIKEVEGKKTILRTKAFDLPKRLWGSLVKAAQISDTDKWADISKIQLQNLAKQLTGSKFRVDGKSTFKEEFVTAGGVDLKEINFKTYESKILPGLYFAGEVINVDAITGGFNFQNAWTGAYIAAQAIAKP; this is encoded by the coding sequence ATGTTCGATGTAATAGTTTTAGGAGGAGGTGCCGCAGGTTTCTATGGTGCCATACATATAGCGGAACGCAACCCCAAGTTGAAAATAGCCATCTTGGAACGAGGCAAAGAGGTGCTTACCAAGGTAAAAGTATCCGGTGGAGGGCGCTGCAATGTTGCCCATGCCGAATTTGACCCTAAGGAAATAACCAAAAATTATCCTAGGGGGGAGCGGGAACTTGTAGGACCATTTCACACCTATTGTAGCGGTGACACCATGGCCTTCTTTGAAAAAAGGGGCATCCAATTGAATATTGAGGGGGATGGGCGAATGTTTCCCGCTACCAATTCGTCCCAAACAATTATAGACTGCTTTCTTCAGGAAACGGAGCGTTTGGGCATTAAAGTCCTAAAGAACAGTTCCATTGTTGGGATAACATCACTGAACGAAAATGAGGAAAATGGGGATTACGCCTGGGCAATCAAAACAATTCGAAACACCTACCAAGCCAAAAAAATACTGGTCGCTACGGGCAGCAATCCTAAAATATGGGAACTATTAAGACAAATGGGTCATACAATAGTAGCCCCTGTTCCTTCGCTTTTTACCTTTAATATCCAGGATGAAAGAATAACTGGCATACAAGGGGTAAGTACCAATGCCAGTATCAAGATAATTCCCTCCAAGGTCAACAACGGAAAATTTAAGGCGGCCTTAAAAAAATATTCCATCCAAACGAGCGATCTGGAATCCGAAGGGCCACTATTGATTACACATTGGGGAATGAGCGGTCCGGGTATCTTGAGGTTGTCAGCCTGGGGGGCGCGGATATTGAATGATTTGAATTATAAGTTTTCTATAAAAGTAAACTGGCTTCCTGCCTATCATGAGGAAGGATTATTGAGACAGCTTCAACAAATTAAGGAAGTTGAAGGAAAGAAAACCATTTTGCGCACCAAAGCATTTGACCTGCCAAAACGCTTGTGGGGCAGTTTGGTAAAGGCAGCGCAAATTTCCGACACGGATAAATGGGCCGATATTTCCAAAATTCAACTACAAAACTTAGCAAAGCAGTTAACTGGTTCCAAGTTTAGGGTAGATGGAAAAAGTACGTTTAAGGAGGAATTTGTCACTGCCGGAGGGGTGGACCTAAAGGAAATAAATTTTAAGACCTACGAAAGCAAAATACTCCCTGGGCTCTATTTTGCCGGGGAGGTAATAAATGTAGATGCCATTACAGGCGGATTCAACTTTCAAAATGCCTGGACCGGAGCCTATATTGCCGCCCAGGCAATTGCCAAACCCTAA
- a CDS encoding MIP/aquaporin family protein has product MTPFIAEIIGTFFLILLGGGVVANVILNKTKSNDAGWMVITTAWGLAVYVGVAVAAPYSGAHLNPAVSIGLAMAEKFEWAVVPIYVLGQFIGAMLGALIVWLFYKDHFDATEDQDTKKAVFCTAPAIRNPINNLFSEVVGTFTLVFVVLYFTDATITDTETVIGLGSLGALPVAFLVWGIGLSLGGTTGYAINPARDLGPRIMHAIMPIKGKGGSDWGYAWIPIVGPVIGAILAALLMLLLS; this is encoded by the coding sequence ATGACTCCATTTATTGCTGAAATTATCGGCACTTTTTTCCTGATCCTTTTAGGGGGCGGGGTTGTTGCCAACGTAATCCTGAACAAAACAAAATCCAACGATGCCGGCTGGATGGTCATTACCACCGCTTGGGGACTGGCCGTGTACGTTGGGGTGGCAGTGGCGGCACCCTATAGCGGGGCACATTTAAATCCGGCCGTAAGCATAGGCCTTGCCATGGCCGAAAAATTTGAATGGGCTGTGGTTCCCATTTATGTTTTGGGACAATTCATAGGGGCCATGTTGGGGGCTTTGATCGTTTGGCTCTTCTACAAGGATCACTTTGATGCCACAGAGGACCAGGACACCAAGAAAGCTGTATTTTGTACAGCTCCGGCCATAAGAAATCCCATTAACAATCTATTTAGTGAAGTAGTAGGTACTTTTACCTTGGTATTTGTAGTACTATATTTTACAGATGCTACCATAACCGATACGGAAACGGTTATCGGACTAGGGTCTTTGGGCGCCCTGCCGGTTGCTTTTTTGGTTTGGGGAATTGGGCTTTCCTTGGGGGGTACCACAGGTTACGCCATTAATCCGGCAAGGGATCTGGGTCCCCGAATAATGCACGCTATAATGCCCATTAAGGGCAAGGGCGGCAGCGACTGGGGCTACGCTTGGATTCCCATTGTAGGTCCAGTTATTGGAGCTATTTTGGCCGCTTTGCTGATGCTATTGTTGAGTTAG
- the glpK gene encoding glycerol kinase GlpK — protein MEKYILALDQGTTSSRSVVFDKKGNIVSVAQKEFTQYFPKPGWVEHDPLEIWSSQASTAAEATTKKGIYGADIAAIGITNQRETVVVWDRKTGKPVYNAIVWQDKRTSNYCDELKSQGKSKLIREKTGLVIDSYFSGTKVKWILDNVEGARKKAEAGDLIMGTIDSWLIWNMTKGELHITDVTNASRTLLFNINTLEWDDELLELFNIPKSMLPQVKQSSEIYGSTNPNFFASKIPIAGIAGDQQAALFGQMCTKPGMVKNTYGTGCFMLMNIGEKPIVSENNLLTTVAWSINGKTHYALEGSIFIAGAVVQWLRDSLKIIKKSEDVEELAASVDSTEGVYLVPAFAGLGAPYWNQHAKGSIFGLTRGSTDAHIARAALESIAFQTMDVLKAMEADSKISIKELRVDGGATVNNLLMQFQADVLNTSTVRPKVIETTVMGAAYLAGLAVGFWESLEEIQEIWQIDANFDPTTERKEIEQNIKGWYRAIDAVEYWSKLND, from the coding sequence ATGGAAAAATATATTTTGGCGCTGGATCAAGGTACAACGAGTTCCCGTTCCGTTGTTTTTGATAAAAAAGGTAACATCGTTTCGGTGGCCCAAAAAGAATTTACCCAATATTTTCCGAAACCCGGTTGGGTTGAGCACGATCCACTGGAAATTTGGTCTTCCCAAGCCAGCACGGCAGCGGAGGCAACTACAAAAAAAGGAATCTATGGTGCCGATATAGCGGCTATAGGAATTACCAACCAAAGGGAAACGGTAGTAGTTTGGGATAGGAAAACTGGAAAGCCAGTATACAATGCCATCGTTTGGCAGGACAAGAGGACTTCCAATTACTGCGATGAATTAAAAAGTCAAGGGAAATCCAAGCTGATAAGGGAAAAAACCGGCTTGGTCATAGACTCCTACTTTTCAGGTACCAAAGTAAAATGGATATTGGACAATGTGGAAGGTGCCCGAAAAAAGGCGGAAGCTGGAGACTTGATTATGGGAACCATAGACTCTTGGCTAATTTGGAACATGACCAAGGGGGAATTGCACATTACGGATGTTACGAATGCCTCTAGAACATTGCTTTTCAATATAAATACATTGGAATGGGACGATGAGCTGTTGGAGCTTTTTAACATTCCAAAGAGTATGCTGCCACAGGTAAAACAGTCCAGTGAAATATACGGTAGCACCAATCCCAATTTCTTTGCCAGTAAAATACCCATTGCCGGAATCGCAGGGGATCAACAGGCGGCACTATTTGGACAAATGTGTACCAAACCGGGAATGGTCAAAAATACCTATGGTACCGGTTGTTTTATGTTAATGAATATTGGTGAAAAACCCATTGTTTCGGAGAATAATCTCCTAACTACAGTGGCATGGTCCATTAATGGAAAAACCCATTATGCCCTTGAGGGAAGTATTTTTATTGCTGGTGCCGTGGTACAATGGCTAAGGGACAGCTTAAAAATTATAAAGAAGTCCGAAGATGTAGAAGAGCTGGCTGCTTCTGTAGACAGTACCGAGGGAGTCTATTTGGTGCCTGCCTTTGCAGGTTTAGGAGCGCCCTATTGGAACCAACATGCCAAAGGAAGTATTTTTGGACTTACCAGGGGCAGTACGGATGCCCATATTGCTAGAGCGGCTTTGGAATCCATTGCGTTTCAGACCATGGATGTTTTAAAGGCTATGGAAGCAGATTCCAAAATTTCCATAAAAGAATTAAGGGTAGATGGGGGAGCTACCGTCAATAATTTACTGATGCAGTTTCAGGCCGATGTGCTCAATACCTCCACTGTACGGCCAAAAGTGATAGAGACTACGGTTATGGGAGCGGCTTATTTGGCCGGTTTGGCAGTCGGATTCTGGGAAAGTCTGGAAGAGATTCAGGAAATTTGGCAAATCGATGCCAATTTTGATCCCACAACGGAAAGAAAAGAAATAGAACAAAATATTAAAGGCTGGTACAGGGCCATTGATGCTGTAGAATATTGGTCCAAACTAAACGATTAA
- a CDS encoding DUF1697 domain-containing protein — translation MMTNYIVLLRGINVSGQKKIKMSQLKAMLESMDFSAVSTYIQSGNIVLKSSASSSNEVSKIIKNGIYKAFGFVVPVLTLTLPELDEILKQSPFRTLDESESKKWYYVLLQETPNRELTHSLQQQQFPSERFIITNSCVYLSCDQGYGKTKCDNNFFEKKLQVTATTRNHRTMMKLLEMGSQISNQWSVVSGQWSGVSGQWSGVSKKNNYPFGVFIYPTSYIARKIMLIHFPNLIIKGRGKTYPKQVRNQ, via the coding sequence ATGATGACAAACTATATTGTACTGCTTAGGGGAATCAATGTAAGTGGACAAAAAAAAATTAAGATGTCCCAGTTAAAAGCAATGCTGGAATCCATGGATTTTTCTGCGGTAAGCACCTATATCCAAAGCGGTAATATTGTTCTAAAAAGTTCAGCTTCATCTTCCAATGAAGTTTCCAAAATCATCAAAAATGGCATATACAAGGCTTTTGGCTTTGTGGTCCCTGTTTTGACCTTGACCCTGCCTGAGCTGGATGAAATCCTTAAACAATCCCCATTTAGGACACTCGATGAATCAGAATCCAAAAAATGGTACTATGTGCTCTTGCAAGAAACTCCCAACAGGGAATTGACCCATAGTCTACAACAGCAACAATTTCCCAGTGAACGGTTTATAATTACCAATAGCTGTGTCTACCTCAGTTGTGACCAAGGCTATGGCAAAACAAAATGCGACAATAATTTTTTTGAAAAAAAGCTTCAGGTGACCGCTACCACAAGAAACCACAGGACCATGATGAAGCTATTGGAAATGGGGAGTCAAATCAGTAATCAGTGGTCAGTAGTCAGTGGTCAGTGGTCAGGGGTCAGTGGTCAGTGGTCAGGGGTCAGTAAAAAGAACAATTATCCATTTGGAGTTTTCATTTACCCCACTTCATATATAGCAAGGAAAATAATGTTAATTCATTTCCCAAATCTTATAATTAAGGGCCGTGGCAAAACATACCCAAAGCAGGTACGGAATCAATAA
- a CDS encoding TspO/MBR family protein, translating to MKKQLTYIAISVTVCLTIGFLSSFATQSSVNDWYLELNKPSFNPPNWIFAPVWTVLYIMMGVAAGIVWAKGFYHIWVKTALYHFGIQLLFNALWSIIFFGFKNPFAALLVILALLVLLIFTIKWFKVVSQTAALLLIPYLLWVCFATALNYKIWEMN from the coding sequence TTGAAAAAGCAACTTACTTATATAGCAATTTCAGTAACCGTATGTTTAACCATTGGCTTTTTATCCAGTTTTGCTACACAATCTTCTGTAAATGACTGGTATTTGGAATTGAATAAACCAAGTTTTAATCCGCCCAATTGGATTTTTGCCCCGGTCTGGACCGTACTTTACATTATGATGGGAGTGGCCGCCGGGATTGTTTGGGCAAAAGGGTTTTATCATATTTGGGTAAAAACAGCCTTATACCATTTCGGGATACAGTTGCTGTTCAATGCCCTCTGGAGTATAATTTTCTTTGGATTTAAGAACCCTTTCGCTGCCTTACTGGTTATATTGGCACTTTTGGTGCTTTTGATCTTTACCATAAAATGGTTTAAAGTGGTGAGCCAGACTGCCGCCTTGTTATTGATTCCGTACCTGCTTTGGGTATGTTTTGCCACGGCCCTTAATTATAAGATTTGGGAAATGAATTAA